The Sandaracinus amylolyticus genomic interval TCGGCTGCGGCTCGTCCGCGCCGCCGGCGCAGTCGAGCGACGGCTCGCCGAGCGACGACGCGTGCGCCGGGTACCACGCGGGCGATGCGTGCATCACCGAGGAGAACCTCGCGCAGTGCCGTGAGATGGCGGCGCAGTGCGGTGGAGAGGTGCTCGTCCTCGAGAGCTGTCCGCTCCAGTTCGCCTGCCCGTGAGCGCAGCGCGCGCGACCTCGCGAGGTCGCGCGCTGCGATCACTGCGATCTACGAAGGGCTGCGTCAGGCCGTGCGGTGATAGGTCCGCCGGCCGACCATTCCGACGAGGAACAGGACGAGCAGCGCGCCCAGCACAGCGCCGATGAAGCCCGCGGGGTTCATCGCGAGCGCGTCGCGACCGGTCACCAGGTTCCCGATGAAGCCGCCGATGAACGAGCCCACGACGCCGAGGAGCGTGGTGGCGATGAGGCCCATGCCCTGCTTGCCGGGCATGATCGCGCGCGCGATCAGACCGACGACGAGGCCGAACAGAACCCAACCGATGATCGTGACCAACATGACGTTCTCCCACACTGCGATGCAGCGGATCGACGCCGCGCCCAATCGCGAACGTCACCCCGGATAGAGCAATCCCGTTGCCGACGTCGCGGACCGCCGGTTCTGGCCGAAAAAGGCGGGGATTCCGTGGGAGGCGGGGCCGAATGTCGCAGATGCGGCGAGGCCCACGGCAGAGTCGAGGCGCGATGCGTCGAGGCAGTCGCGCAACTCGCCGCGAGCACGCCTCGCCGCGGGCAGAGCGGGATCAGCTCACGGGCAGGGAGCGCAGGTGCCGAAGCACACGGGATCGAGCGTCGCCGGCCAGCCGCGGTGTACGCGCGGTCGCGGTGTAGATGCCGTCGCCGTCGGACGGCGACGAGAACGAAGAGGCTGCGCCGAGCGCGTCGCTGCACGTCACGCCCACCGGCATCGCGGTGCGCGCGACGTTCTGACGCTCACCGAGCGCGCGCCCAGCGGCGCGCCAAGACGACGGTGCCGCGCGACGGGTGCGTGGTGACGCGCAGCTCGTGGCCGAGCCGTCGCACCGCCGCGAGCCCTTCGCCGAGCCCGGCGCGCGGGGACACGCCGCCGCGCAGCGCATCGCCGAGCCGCGCGATCCCGCGACCGCGATCGATCGCGACCACCTCGAGGCCGCGCTCGTCGCACCTGCGCAGGTGGATCTCCCCGCCGCCCCCGTGGTCGATCAGGTTCTGCGAGAGCTCGAGCACGATCGTCTCGAACGCACCGCGATCGCGATCGTCCCACGCGAGCGCGCGAGCGAGCTCCCGCGCGCGGTGCACCGCGAGCACACGATCCGCGTCGCTCCGCACCGCGACGATCGTGGTCACCGCGGCTGTGCGGCGCGCACGCGGCGCGTGTACGCGAGCGCGTCGTCGATGTCGAGCAAGCTGGTCACGTCGGGGAGCTCGAAGCCCATCTCGACCATCGTCTCCACGACCGCGTCGGAGAGGCCACACACGACGACGCGCATGCCCATGAGGCGCGCCATCGAGACCATCGTCTCGACGAAGCGCCCGAAGAACGAGTCGCAGATCTCGACCTCGGAGAAGTCGAGGAGGAGCCAGCGCGGGCGCTCGCGCTCGATGCCCGCGAGGATCGCGCGGCGCAGCCCGAGGATCTGCGTGTCGGCGAGGTCCGCGGGCACGTTCACGAGGAGCAGATCCTCGAGCTTCTTGATGTGCGTGGACACGGTCAGTCCTCTGCGTGGCGGACGACGACCATCGTCGCGTCGTCGTGCTCGCGCGCGTGCGCGTCGAGCGCGGACTCGACGTACGCCGGGAGAGAGGCCCCGGGGCGCGAGAGCGCGAACGTGGATCGCACTCCGTCGGTCGTGAGCGCGAGCACGTCGCCGCGCTCCAGCGTCGAGGTGAACGCGCGCGTGGTGCGATATCGATATCCCACCGTGCCCGCGTACGAGACGCCGCGGCTCTCGCGCGCCGGCCACGATCGCACCTCGACGTTGCCGACGCCGCAGAGCTCGACCCCGCTCGGCCCGGCGCGCAGCACGAGCAGCGCGAGCCCGACGCTCCCGAGCGCGTCGCGATGACAGCGCGCGATCACGTCGGTGAGCGCGCGCGCCGCGTCCTCGGCGATCAGCGTGCGCACCAGCGCGAGCGCGCGCGTGCTGGCCGCGTGCGCCGCATCGCCGTGGCCCACTCCGTCGGCGACCGCGAGCACCACGCCGGCTTCACCCGCGGGCATCGCGGCCCACGCGTCGCCACAACGCTCGACGCCGCGCAGCGCGCGCGCCTGCCCCGCGATCTCGAAGCGCGCGATGCTGCCCGACGCGCGCGCGTCGCTGCCGAGGCGCTCGCTCAAGGCACCCTCTTGCGGCCGACGATGCGCGTGCCCGTCGGGCCCGTCTGCACGTCCATCGCGTCGAGCAGGCGCTTGCTCCCCGCGATCCCGAGCCCGAGCCCTTTGCGCGAGCGATAACGTCCGCCGAGGATCGCATCGAGATCGGGGATGCCCGGCCCGTTGTCGACCGACTCGATCTCCACGCCGCGCGCACCGACGAGCGGACGCACCGAGATCGTGCCGGTGCCCGCGTACATCACGATGTTGCGCGCGAGCTCGGACACCACGGTCGCGATCTTGATCGCGTCGACGGGATCGAAGCCGACGCGCGCCGCGAGATCGCGCGCCTCGGCGCGCGCGCGGATCACGTCGTCCTCGACGCGGATGCGCGCCTCGACCGGGCGCAGCGGCGCGTCCTCGTCCGCGACCATCACTCCGCGCTCGGCGATGCGCGCGCTCGTGACCTCGCGCTGGACGATGCGGACCTTCGTCTCGTCGAGATAGAGACGCAGCGGGCGCGCGAGCGCGGTCGCGAGCGCATCGCGATCGCGCTCGGTGAGCTCGCCCGGCCGCATCCCGAGGTGGCGCGCCGCGCTCATCACGACGGTGTCGGCGTGGATCGGCCCGAGGTGCGCCGCGAGGATGCCGCGCACCACCTGCTCGAAGGAGCGACCGCTCGCCGTGCCGGACGAGATCACGACAGCCGCGCGTCGCGCGCCTCGGCGACGCCCTCGCGGCGGCGCAGCTCGAAGCCGACGAGCGAGAGCGCGAGCCCGAGCCCGGTCTGCAGATCGCTGAGCGTCTCGATGCCGCTCCAGTCGATGCCCATCTCGACGATGGTCTCCGCGGCTGCGTCCGAGAGCCCCGTCACGATCGGACGCGCGCCCTTGAGCCGCGCGGCGCCGATCGCCTTCGTGAGGTGGTTCGCGACGCTGGTGTCGATCACCGCGACGCCGGTGACGTCGAGGATCACGACCTGCGCGCGGTGCTCGCGGATACCGGCGAGGAGCGCGCGCAGGATGTCGCGCGCGCGCCGCGTGTCGACGCTGCCGACGATGGGCATGACGATGATGCGATCGAGCAGCGGGATGATCGGCGTCGACAGCTCGCGGATCGCGGCCTGCTGCGCGTCGATGACCTCTTGCTGCAGGCGCTCCTGTGCGGCGAGCGCGTCGTTGCGCTCGCGGATGCGCGCGCCGAGGTGCATGTCGAGGCTGAACGCGACGTGCTCGCTCGCGAGGAGCATCTGCTCGCAGACAGCGAGCTTCCACTGCTCGTGCGGCACCTCGGGCGCATCGCGCCACGCGAGCTGGACCGCCTGGTACATCACGCGCGCCGCTTCCGACACGCTCGCCGCTGTCGCCTGCTTCGCCGCGAGCACGCGCGTGACGAGCTCCTCGATGAAGCCGCCCCACTGCGACTCACCGCGCAGCGACGAGACCAGCTGACGGACGGTCGGCTCCATGAGCTTCTTGATCAGCTCGGGCGGTCGCGGATCGGCGTGCTCGGTTCGACGCAGCGTCGCGTAGTGATCGAGCACGACGTCGATGTGCTCCTCGATCCACCGATCCACTTCCATCCACGCACCTCCGCACTGTCGGCTTCTTTCAGCACTGCAAAGCGCGCGTTTCGTATCTGCAGTACGCGCGCTCGAATCACGCGCGATCTCGCCGCGCGACTCGACTGCAGCGCTCGAATGGCAAGAGCCTCGCCAGTCCGCCGCGGTGGCGATGGGGTGCGTCGCGCAGGAGGTGCGTGATCAGCGCGCGACGACGACGTCGAGGCGGCACGCGCTCGCGCCGAGATGACCGTCGCGCACCACGAGCCAGAGCGCCTGCGGGCCCTCTTCGTCGGGCGCGGTCCACTCGCTCGCGCGCTCGGGCGGTCGCGTCGTGAACTCCGAGATCCCACCCGCGGTGGCGAGCCACGTGTAGTACGCGTTCTCGCGAGCAGTGGCGAGGCCGCCGGTGAAGTCGAAGATCGGAAAGGTCTCGAGCCAGGGCTCTTCGTCGAGACCGGGCGGCAGCACCGGCACGAGCTCGATCTCTGCGCCCGGCTCGACCGTGGGCACCACGCCGTCCGCGGCGGCGCACGTGAAGTCGAACGGATCGCCGGTCCCCGTGATCATCGTCGTGCCGAAGAGGAACGTCGGCGGCGGCGGGTTGGTCGTCGGCGTCTCGCGCGTCGTCATCGCGACGCGCTTGAAGCCCGCGACGACGACCTCGCCGTTCGCATCGAGCACCTGGACGTCGACGAAGAACGCGAGCCCGGTCGTCGCGAGCAGCGTCTCGAACGTCGTCAGGTCGAACCCGCCCGCGGCCGCGAGCGCGCGCAGCGTGTCGACGAGCTCCGCGGTGCGCTCGCCGCGCACGACGTAGGGCTCACCCTCGGGCAGCATCTGCTCGTCGCACTCGGGCGTGCCGGGCAGCTCGATCTCGCGGAAGCCGCTCGCGCGCAGCACCTCTTGGGCGTCGATGCACGAGAGCCAGCGCAGCGCGAGCGGGCGCGCGACGTCCTCGGGGATCGAGATCATCGCGTCGACGAGCAGGTCCTCGCCCGGCGCGGCCTCGGGCGGCTCGCCGGCGATCGCGAGGATGCGCGGCGTGCGGACGATCGTCGGGGAGTCGAGGCTCTCCGTGCACGCCGTCGCGAGCAGCGCGAGCGCCAGGATCGAGCATCGGAGTCGGAGACTGGCACGCATCACGGGTCGTAGGCGGCGCGGATCCCGAGCGTGCCGAGGATCGGAACGCCCGGCAGCGGGACGCTGCGCTGGTAGTCGTATTGATAGACGAGGCCTTCGGCGTTCTCGGCGTAATAGACGTTCAGGACCTCGAGGAACACAGTGCCGCGGATCACGTTGTCGATGTTGAAGTCGCGATCGACGCGCAGATCGAGCTGGTGATAGATCGGCAGTCGGCTCGTCGTGCCGGTGAACGTCGGGTCGTAGTCGTTCGCGTCCGCGTCGTACACGCCGCCTCGGATGTCCTCGATGGGGCGGCCGCTCGCGAGCACGAATCGACCGCCGAAGCGCCAGCCGTCGACGTAGTAGCTCGCGACCAGGTTGAGCACGTGCTCCTGGTCCTGGTTGAAGAGCTCCCAGCCCTCGAGGCGACGCCGCTCGCTGCGCGAGAGCGTGTACGAGACCCACGCGTAGAAGCCCTCGGTGACGGGCCGGCGGATCAGCACCTCGAGGCCGTACGCGCGGCCCTCCTGATCGGCGCGGAAGAACTCGCGGCGCGGCTGTCCGTCGGGACCGGTCCCGACCGCCGACGTGAACCGCGCGAGGTCGAACATGTGCGAGTAGAAGCCGTTCACCTCGACGTCGATGTCGAAGGGCAGATCGATCTCGGTGCCGACAGAGTTCTGCCACGAGCGCGTCGGGCCGAGCCCGGGATTGCCGCCCGTCGAGATCGTCTGCACCGCGATCGGCGGCTGCGTGAAGAGCCCCGAGCCCGCCTTGAGCAGCCACTCGGGCAGCACGCGCCAGCGCGCGACGACGCGCGGATCGGGCGCGACCGTCGTGACGCTGCCGTAGCGCAGCACGTCCATGCGCACGCCGAGGCTCACCTCGACGGGATCGAAGCGCAGCACGCCCTCGGCGTACGCGCCCGGCGTGCCGCGCGCGGCCGTCGACGTGAGCCGGATGAGCTGCGGATCGAAGACCGGTCGCGGGTACTCGCCGAGCCCGGAGGGCGCGGGCGCGGTGACGTCGACCTGCGTGGTCGAGCCCGCGAGATCGAGCCCGGTGTTGAAGCCGAGCCACGGCGCGACGTTGAGAGCGATGTCGAGGCGCAGGCCGGTGTTGAACGTCTCGAGCTCGAAGCGCTGTCGCGCCTCGCCGACGTTCGCGCTGCCGAAGAACTGCCCGTCGCGGCCCACGGTGCCGGAGAGCGTGACCGTCGAGCCCTCGCCGATGCGCCAGACGAAGCGCGCGATGATGCGCTGGAAGTTGATGGTGATCGCGGTGTTCGAGCCCGCCGACGTCGCGCCGCCGCCGATCGCGCCGGTCTGATCGAGCGTGTCCTCGGAGCCGAAGAGGAACACCGACGCGCTGAAGCCGCGATCGAATCGATACTGCGCGCGCAGCTGGTAGTCGGTGTACTGGAGCGAGAGCCCGTCGATGAAGAGCGGGAGCAGCAGCTCGTAGTACGAGCGGCGGAACGCGAGCGACACCGAGCCGCGCCCGCCGTCCCACGGCATCGCGAGCACCACCGCGGCGCGCAGCGCGTCGAGCGAGAGCTCCGCGCGGATCTCGCGCGGCACCGGCTGCGTGGTGTCGACGGCGATGAGGCCACCGCTGAACCGACCGTACGCCACCGGGTAATTGCCGGGATAGAAGCGCAGCCGCTCGACGTAGTCGTTCGCGATCACCGCGGGGCCGAACCCGAAGTGATAGAGGATCGGCACCGGGAAGCCGTCGATCATGAACCCGGTGTTGTTGAAGTTCGCGCCGCGCACGACGTAGAAGCCGATGCCGAACGGCGAGCGCGAGACGCCGGGCAGCGACGCGACGACGCGCAGCGGCTCGCCGAACGTGCCGGGCACGGTGCTGAGCTCCGCGCCTGTCAGCGTGATGCGCGTGGTCGCGCCGGGCTCGGGGCGATCGACGGTCGCGCGCGCGCCGAACGTCGGCGTTTCCTCCGGCGGCGGCACGATCTCGGTGTCCTCGCCCTCTGGCGGAGGCGTGGTCTCGCCCTCGGGCGTCGGCGTCTCTTCCGCGGGCGGGGTCGGCGTCTCGACCGGAGCGGGAGGAGGCGCGGGCTCGGGCACGCTGATGCGATAGCGGAAGCGGATGCGCGCGGGGATGGGCTGACCGTCGCGCGTCGCAGGCTCGAAGCGCATGCCGCGCGCGGCCTCGAGCACCAGCGCGTCGACGTCCTCGCGGAGCGGCGTCGCGATCTGCGCGTCGCCCACCGATCCGTCGGCGGCGATCGTGATCAGCAGCTCGACCGACGCCTCCGGGGGCAGCGGCTCCGCGCCCTCGGGGAGCTCGACGGGCGGGGACTCGATCAAGCGCGGTGGCGTCAGCGCGGGGCGCGGCGCCTCCTGCGGTGTGCCCGGGCCGATCTCCTGAGCGCGCGCGACCGTCGGCGCGATCGCGATCGCCAGCGCGAGGACGATTCCCGAAGCGAAGCGCACGACCGCTGTCTATCCGGATGCGAGCACGAGCGCCAGATGCTCGTCGTCAGGGATCGACACAATGGGCGATACCGCGGATCTCGCAGTCACCGCCGTTGCGGTCGTGCTCGCGACACCCGAAGCCCGCGCTGCTCCCGCCGAGCGTACCGAGGATCGAGAGCTCGCCGCCGGAGGTGCCCTCTTCACCGACCCAGCACCGTCCCTCGAGCCCGACGTCGGACGTGCGAACGACCTGGATCATGTCGCGCGGCACGGAGGCCAGATGCGCGTCCGTCACCGATCCCCACTCGAGGTTGCACGCCGCGCGCGCCCCCGCGAGCGTGCCCCCGTCAGGGCAGACGATCTCTCCGCGGCATCCCGCGTTGTGGCTCGATCGGGAGCACGCGAACGCGATCTCACGCGCGGGGCGAAGCGTCGGCGTCGACGCGTAGTCGAGATCACCGTCGACGCAGGTGACGTCGACGGGCGACTCGAACGGACGTCCGTAGCCATCCGTCGAGAGCCGGACGCTCTCGCCGTGAGGGACGAACCGCGGCACGTGCGCGTCGCGCACGAAGCAGCCCGATGGCCGCGAGATCGCGCTCGTCACCGTCGTGTTCCCCTCCACGTGGTTCGGGACGTTCGTGACCGGCCACTCGGTGTGGAGCACCTCACCGGGGGATCGGCTGTAGATCTGGTTCTGCATCACGGCATTCCATCGCGTGTAGTCGCGATCGTCGGCGCCGCTCCCGTACGGATAGTCGAGATCCTGATGGCAGAAACGATGTGTGGAGAAGCCGTCGTCGGCGCCGAAGAACACGCCCGGGTACGGACCGCGGTAGCGCTCGTAATAGAAGACGTTGTTGATGATCTCGTTGCGCTGTGAAGGCGTGAATCGAACCATCGAGCGCTCGCCGCAATTGCGATAGAGATAGATGCCACCGCGGTCGAGATTCGAGATCCAATTGGCGATGAAGCGGTTCTCCTCCGACGAGTCGAGCGCGATGACCTCGCGTCGCGTCTCGGTGTCGAACACGCAGTCGCGGATCGTCGCGCCTCTCGACTCCGCATCCATGTAGAGCGCGGTGCTGTTCGAACGGCCGGTGAAGTACGAGCGCACGACCGTCGTGTCCTGCACGCCGATCGAGACGTAGAGCGGAATGCCGCCGAGGCCGACGAACGTGACGTCCTCGAACGTGATGCGACGCGGAGCTGCTTCGCGGACACGCGCGACGTGGCCGAACGGGACGTGCGACGAGCGCGTCGCCTCGTCGGTCCAGCGACCCGTGCCCATCCCTTGGATGCGCACGTTCCCGTGGATCTCGCAGTCGCGGATCGTCACGTCGGTGACGGGATCCCAGATGCCGAGCCCTTCGATCGACGACGAGCCGATGCGCTCCGACACGATCAAGATCGTCGCCGGCGCATGTGCGCTGCCGAGCGCTCCGCCGTGGCAATCGAGCGACGTGCCGCTGCTGGCCGCGCCGGAGAAGACGAGCGTGCGCGTGATCGCCGCCGTCATGAGCGGCGTGAGATCGACGTCGCACTCGACGCGCGCCAGCGAGTCGTCGCCGTCGACCGGCGCGATGATGCGCGTGAGCTCCTCGTCCGTGCACGGCGCCGCCAGCGCAATGGATGGCGCCACCACGATCCACGCCGAGATCACTGCTGGGGCGAACGATCGGAGCATGCGGCGCTCAACCGGAAATCGTCTGTCACGCGGATATCGCGCGTGCAAGAACCGCCCTCGCGCGTCAGAAAGCGCGCCGTGAGCCACGCGATCGTCGGCCCTCTCGTGCTCGCGTCGGTGCTGACGGCGTCGGTCGCAACGGCCCAGACCAGGACCGGAGAGTCGCTCGATCCCGCGATCGAGCGGCGCATCTCCGGCGAGATCGCGGGCGGTGCGTGGCACCCGATCCTGGGCGGCTACACGCTCTTCGGCTCGCTCGCGGCGTTCGCGAGCGGTCGCGTCGGTGTGTGGAGCCGCGACGAGCGCGGCCTCGGCACGATCGAGCTCGAAGGCACGCTGCGCGGGTATTTCGGACGGACCTACGAGCACGTCGGCACGTTCCTGTGCTGCGCGATCGGCGGCTCGACGATGTCGCTGATGTTCGGCTGGAGTGATGGCGCGAGCATCCGCCTGCGCGGCGGGCCGGCGGTCGTGTTGCCCTTCGCGATGCTCAACGGCGACAGCCGCCGCGCCGAGCGCATGACTCACTTCGGCCACGCGATCGTCGGTCTGTGGGATCGCTGGGACGGCTTCGTGCACGGTCCCGGCATGCTCGCTCGCGGCGACGTGGACGCCCGCGCGGGCGCGCTCCTCGCGGGTGGAGATCTCGCGGTCGGCGCGTCGTTGTGGCTGCTCGACGCGAACGAAGAGACACCAGTCGCGGTCGCGTTCTATCAGGTCGGTGCGTACGTCGGCGCCCAGGCGACCGATTGGCTCGCGATCGGCGCGCGCGTCCAGCTCGCCGGATGGAGCGACGGTGGTGGCACGCCGAACGTCGTCAGCCGGCCCGCGGACGCGCAGCTCTCGCTCGTGCCGTTCGTACGATTCCTCGTTCGCCCCGGCTTCGTCGAGGTCCGCGGCACGCTGAACCTCGACGAGCCGGAGGGCCTCGCGACGCGCTCGAAGGTGTGGGGCGTTCGCATCGCCGGCGGGGTCGAGCTGGGGCCCTGATCCCGCGGGCGCGCGTTCTCGCTAGGGCCCGACGTTCGACCACGCCTCGTCGCCGTCGATCAGCTGACCGACCCACGCGCCGAGCGTCGTTCCGTCCTGCGACACGCTGCCGAGGCTGCGCCCCACGAACGTGTGGAAGTCGCCCTCTTGATAGAACGTGCGGAAGTTGTCGTGCGGCCCGAGGATGCGATCGCGCAGATCGATCACGCCCTCTTCGAACATCGCCGCGGACATCGACTGCGGGAAGTTGCAGCGCGGGCTCAGCCCGTACCCGAAGAACGTGCGGAACGTGCGATCGGCGGTGCTCGAGAGGAACCCGAAGCGCCGATCCGGATACTTGAGCGCGAGGTAGGTCCACACGGCCGAGAGCCCGCCGCCGTCGTCCGCGGTGCACGCGGTGCAGTCCGCGGGCACCGCGAGGCCCCAGTAGTCGCGCGCGATCGACTGCAAGCACGGCCGCAGGTACTCGTCGTCGAGCACCGGGCCGGAGTCGTCGAGCATGTGCACCGGCGTGCACCCGAACGCCTGCTGCACCTGATCGAAGTTCGCGAACGCGCCGAGCCCGCCCGCGCTCGCACCGGTGAGCAGCACGAGCTCGCTCTCGCGGAACGTCGGCACGAGTCGACGCAGGTACTCGTGCACGTTGTCGAACCCGACCTGCTCGCGGCCCTCGAAGCCGTCGGGGTTCGTGCCCGCGTGCGCGTCGCCCGTGCAGTACGGCACGTAGACGTAGTTCCAGTCGCGCATCGGGTTCGCTTCGTCGCCGCGGCGGAAGATCCCGTAGTTCGAGATCTGCCCCGACGAGCCCGCGAGATCGTCGCCGTCGAACCCGTTGATCCCGGCGACGCCCGAGCACGTGATCGAGTCGAAGCACGCGCCGCCGCCCTCGAGATAG includes:
- a CDS encoding GlsB/YeaQ/YmgE family stress response membrane protein — protein: MLVTIIGWVLFGLVVGLIARAIMPGKQGMGLIATTLLGVVGSFIGGFIGNLVTGRDALAMNPAGFIGAVLGALLVLFLVGMVGRRTYHRTA
- a CDS encoding ATP-binding protein; the encoded protein is MTTIVAVRSDADRVLAVHRARELARALAWDDRDRGAFETIVLELSQNLIDHGGGGEIHLRRCDERGLEVVAIDRGRGIARLGDALRGGVSPRAGLGEGLAAVRRLGHELRVTTHPSRGTVVLARRWARAR
- a CDS encoding STAS domain-containing protein codes for the protein MSTHIKKLEDLLLVNVPADLADTQILGLRRAILAGIERERPRWLLLDFSEVEICDSFFGRFVETMVSMARLMGMRVVVCGLSDAVVETMVEMGFELPDVTSLLDIDDALAYTRRVRAAQPR
- a CDS encoding SpoIIE family protein phosphatase gives rise to the protein MSERLGSDARASGSIARFEIAGQARALRGVERCGDAWAAMPAGEAGVVLAVADGVGHGDAAHAASTRALALVRTLIAEDAARALTDVIARCHRDALGSVGLALLVLRAGPSGVELCGVGNVEVRSWPARESRGVSYAGTVGYRYRTTRAFTSTLERGDVLALTTDGVRSTFALSRPGASLPAYVESALDAHAREHDDATMVVVRHAED
- a CDS encoding ATP-binding protein; this encodes MISSGTASGRSFEQVVRGILAAHLGPIHADTVVMSAARHLGMRPGELTERDRDALATALARPLRLYLDETKVRIVQREVTSARIAERGVMVADEDAPLRPVEARIRVEDDVIRARAEARDLAARVGFDPVDAIKIATVVSELARNIVMYAGTGTISVRPLVGARGVEIESVDNGPGIPDLDAILGGRYRSRKGLGLGIAGSKRLLDAMDVQTGPTGTRIVGRKRVP
- a CDS encoding STAS domain-containing protein; translation: MEVDRWIEEHIDVVLDHYATLRRTEHADPRPPELIKKLMEPTVRQLVSSLRGESQWGGFIEELVTRVLAAKQATAASVSEAARVMYQAVQLAWRDAPEVPHEQWKLAVCEQMLLASEHVAFSLDMHLGARIRERNDALAAQERLQQEVIDAQQAAIRELSTPIIPLLDRIIVMPIVGSVDTRRARDILRALLAGIREHRAQVVILDVTGVAVIDTSVANHLTKAIGAARLKGARPIVTGLSDAAAETIVEMGIDWSGIETLSDLQTGLGLALSLVGFELRRREGVAEARDARLS
- a CDS encoding TonB family protein; protein product: MRFASGIVLALAIAIAPTVARAQEIGPGTPQEAPRPALTPPRLIESPPVELPEGAEPLPPEASVELLITIAADGSVGDAQIATPLREDVDALVLEAARGMRFEPATRDGQPIPARIRFRYRISVPEPAPPPAPVETPTPPAEETPTPEGETTPPPEGEDTEIVPPPEETPTFGARATVDRPEPGATTRITLTGAELSTVPGTFGEPLRVVASLPGVSRSPFGIGFYVVRGANFNNTGFMIDGFPVPILYHFGFGPAVIANDYVERLRFYPGNYPVAYGRFSGGLIAVDTTQPVPREIRAELSLDALRAAVVLAMPWDGGRGSVSLAFRRSYYELLLPLFIDGLSLQYTDYQLRAQYRFDRGFSASVFLFGSEDTLDQTGAIGGGATSAGSNTAITINFQRIIARFVWRIGEGSTVTLSGTVGRDGQFFGSANVGEARQRFELETFNTGLRLDIALNVAPWLGFNTGLDLAGSTTQVDVTAPAPSGLGEYPRPVFDPQLIRLTSTAARGTPGAYAEGVLRFDPVEVSLGVRMDVLRYGSVTTVAPDPRVVARWRVLPEWLLKAGSGLFTQPPIAVQTISTGGNPGLGPTRSWQNSVGTEIDLPFDIDVEVNGFYSHMFDLARFTSAVGTGPDGQPRREFFRADQEGRAYGLEVLIRRPVTEGFYAWVSYTLSRSERRRLEGWELFNQDQEHVLNLVASYYVDGWRFGGRFVLASGRPIEDIRGGVYDADANDYDPTFTGTTSRLPIYHQLDLRVDRDFNIDNVIRGTVFLEVLNVYYAENAEGLVYQYDYQRSVPLPGVPILGTLGIRAAYDP
- a CDS encoding right-handed parallel beta-helix repeat-containing protein yields the protein MAPSIALAAPCTDEELTRIIAPVDGDDSLARVECDVDLTPLMTAAITRTLVFSGAASSGTSLDCHGGALGSAHAPATILIVSERIGSSSIEGLGIWDPVTDVTIRDCEIHGNVRIQGMGTGRWTDEATRSSHVPFGHVARVREAAPRRITFEDVTFVGLGGIPLYVSIGVQDTTVVRSYFTGRSNSTALYMDAESRGATIRDCVFDTETRREVIALDSSEENRFIANWISNLDRGGIYLYRNCGERSMVRFTPSQRNEIINNVFYYERYRGPYPGVFFGADDGFSTHRFCHQDLDYPYGSGADDRDYTRWNAVMQNQIYSRSPGEVLHTEWPVTNVPNHVEGNTTVTSAISRPSGCFVRDAHVPRFVPHGESVRLSTDGYGRPFESPVDVTCVDGDLDYASTPTLRPAREIAFACSRSSHNAGCRGEIVCPDGGTLAGARAACNLEWGSVTDAHLASVPRDMIQVVRTSDVGLEGRCWVGEEGTSGGELSILGTLGGSSAGFGCREHDRNGGDCEIRGIAHCVDP
- a CDS encoding pectin acetylesterase-family hydrolase codes for the protein MTRRIASLVLSSLSLSLFACGGDDAPSDVIDAAMQDVDAGTGPADDGGRAYRDAGPIVVPDPGACETWGLDDEGDAITGLEEGTWTFVPFPDAHCMNGSSTGIGVNLAPGGSDRLVIYLEGGGACFDSITCSGVAGINGFDGDDLAGSSGQISNYGIFRRGDEANPMRDWNYVYVPYCTGDAHAGTNPDGFEGREQVGFDNVHEYLRRLVPTFRESELVLLTGASAGGLGAFANFDQVQQAFGCTPVHMLDDSGPVLDDEYLRPCLQSIARDYWGLAVPADCTACTADDGGGLSAVWTYLALKYPDRRFGFLSSTADRTFRTFFGYGLSPRCNFPQSMSAAMFEEGVIDLRDRILGPHDNFRTFYQEGDFHTFVGRSLGSVSQDGTTLGAWVGQLIDGDEAWSNVGP